In Myxococcus fulvus, one genomic interval encodes:
- a CDS encoding response regulator, which translates to MTNPSPNLKPLVLVVDDYDDAREMYAEYLEFSGFRVAQARNGQEALDQAFALTPDIILMDLSLPIIDGWEATRRLKNDARTRTIPVVALTGHAMTGQSDEAKGAGCDSFVTKPCLPDELVAEVRTILARRGGAAIR; encoded by the coding sequence ATGACGAATCCCTCCCCGAATCTCAAGCCGCTCGTGCTCGTCGTGGACGACTACGATGACGCGCGAGAGATGTACGCGGAGTACCTGGAGTTCTCCGGGTTCCGCGTGGCGCAGGCGAGGAACGGGCAGGAGGCGCTGGACCAGGCCTTCGCGCTCACGCCGGACATCATCCTGATGGATTTGTCGTTGCCCATCATCGATGGGTGGGAGGCGACGCGGCGGCTGAAGAACGACGCGCGCACGCGCACCATCCCCGTGGTCGCGCTCACGGGGCATGCGATGACAGGCCAGTCCGATGAAGCGAAGGGCGCGGGGTGCGACTCCTTCGTCACCAAGCCGTGCCTGCCCGACGAGCTCGTGGCGGAGGTGCGGACCATCCTCGCCCGGCGCGGAGGCGCCGCGATTCGCTGA
- a CDS encoding GvpL/GvpF family gas vesicle protein: MPDAPTPEELAGPQYLYGVVRADGPLDFGPIGLGMPPSHVRAVCEDGLAALVSPTPSMRVDPTRAHLLAHQRAAEVVLREHTLLPVAFGTVLGSEADVRAMLRSTHEALTSVLTALEGKVELGLKVLYHREHLNRRMELEDEELRRRGDESEAEHEQRLGRAVELRAALDMAAMLEGLRPLAAASRTDAPVGERMLLNAAFLVARRDGPAFEAKVRMLAARSDLYTFRFTGPWAPYSFVDLRLGRADAPEPRVSRTAG; encoded by the coding sequence GTGCCGGACGCTCCCACGCCCGAGGAGCTCGCGGGGCCCCAGTACCTCTACGGCGTGGTGCGCGCCGACGGCCCGCTGGACTTCGGTCCCATCGGCCTGGGCATGCCGCCCTCCCACGTGCGCGCCGTCTGTGAGGACGGGCTGGCCGCGCTGGTGTCCCCCACGCCCTCGATGCGCGTGGACCCGACGCGGGCCCATCTGCTGGCGCACCAGCGCGCCGCCGAGGTGGTGCTGCGCGAGCACACGCTGCTGCCGGTGGCCTTCGGCACCGTGCTCGGCTCGGAGGCCGACGTGCGCGCCATGCTGCGCTCCACGCATGAGGCCCTCACCTCCGTGCTCACCGCGCTGGAGGGCAAGGTGGAGCTGGGGCTCAAGGTGCTCTACCACCGCGAGCACCTGAACCGACGCATGGAGCTGGAGGACGAGGAGCTGCGTCGGCGCGGGGACGAGTCGGAAGCCGAGCACGAGCAGCGGCTCGGGCGCGCGGTGGAGCTGCGCGCCGCGCTGGACATGGCGGCGATGCTGGAGGGCCTGCGCCCGCTGGCGGCGGCGTCTCGCACGGACGCGCCCGTGGGCGAGCGCATGCTGCTCAACGCGGCCTTCCTCGTCGCCAGGCGGGACGGGCCCGCCTTCGAGGCGAAGGTCCGGATGCTCGCGGCGCGCTCGGACCTCTACACCTTCCGCTTCACCGGCCCCTGGGCGCCGTACAGCTTCGTCGACCTGCGACTGGGCCGCGCCGACGCCCCGGAGCCTCGGGTGTCACGGACCGCCGGCTGA